The following DNA comes from Occultella kanbiaonis.
AGGCGAGCGGGAAGAACGGCAGGACGCCGGCGCCGACCTGTTCGACGGCGGGGACCACCTCGTCCTCGAGGCGGCGGTTGAGCAGGGAGTACTCGTTCTGCGCCGAGATGAACGGCGTGTAGCCGGCGGTCCGGGCGGTCCAGTCGGCGTCGACGACCTGCCAGCCGGCGAAGTTCGAGGAGCCCACGTAGCGCACCTTGCCCTCGACCACGAGCTCGTGCAGCGCCGCCAGAGTCTCCTCGATCGGGGTGTGCGGGTCCGGCTTGTGCATCTGATAGAGGTCGATGTGGTCGGTGCCGAGCCGGCGCAGGGATCCTTCCACGGCTCGCCGGATGTAGCGACGGGAACCCCGTACGCCCCAGTCGGCTCCGTTCAGGCCATTGGTGTCCATTCCGAACTTGGTGGCGACCACGACCTCATCGCGGTGGCTGCCGAGCGCGGCGCCGAGAAGTTCCTCGCTGACCCCGGGCGTGGCTCCGTAGGTGTCGGCCGTGTCGAACAGGGTGACACCTGCGTCGAGTGCCGCTGCGACCAGTGCCGGGACCTCCGGGCCGGGGGTGTTCCGGCCGAAGGAGTTGCAGCCCAGGCCCACGGCTGAGACCGTGAGACCAGAAGCGCCGAGTTGTCGGTATTCCATCGAGTGTGTGCTCACGTCGCCCGAGCCTATGCGAGGTCGGAGGGCGCAGGCACCATGCCTGGGGCGAGCGCGGGATGAGAACCGCGCCGGCTCCGGCCACGTTCTCCCTGCGCGAACTTCACACCACCTTCACCCCGCGGCGGAACAGCACCGACATCTCGGCCGTTGGACCAATTGGAACGCACCACTGACACAAGGAGGAGTGCGATGGCTGACCGAGCACTGCGCGGCATGAAGATCGGCGCAAACAGCATGGAGACCGACGAGGGTGTCGAACTGGCACCGCGGATCCAGGCGATCTACGACTGCCCGGATGGCCGGGTCATCGTGATCCCGTTCGCAGCGGAGGCCGAGATCCCCGCCGTCTGGGAGGCCCCCGGCGGTGGCGAGGCCCTCCTGCGCGACGCGACTCGCCCCGAGGCGAAGCCCACCAAGCACGTCCGTACCCACTGGGACATGCTGCTGGAACGACGCACCATCAAGGAACTCGAGGTACTCCTCGACGAACGGCTGGCCCTGCTCCGCAGCGGTCAGGCCCGCCGTCGTAGCGCCTGAGACATCCCGGACACGACACTGCCGAACTGCCTGGAGCGCGCTTGCGCGCCCCAGGCAGTGACGCGCCAGAGGGCCTCCACAACGATGTCGCGGCTCATCTTCGACTCCCCCTCCACGCGCTCCACGAACGTGATGGGCACCTCCACCACGGTGCCGCCGGTGCGTCGGATCCGCCAGGTCATGTCGATCTGGAAGCAGTAGCCGGCCGAGTTGACGTGCTCCAGGTCCATCGCACGTAGCGTGGCCGCCCGGTACACCCGGAAGCCCGCTGTCGCGTCCTTCACCCCGAGCCCGATCGCGAGGTTCGCGTAGGTGTTCGCGCCGCGGCTGAGCAGTGCCCGAGACAGCGGCCAGTTCTCGGTCGTGCCCCCGGGGACCCACCGTGACCCGATCACCAGATCCACCTCCGGGGCCGCCGCGGCCAGGAGCCTGGGCAGATCCTCCGGCCGGTGCGAGGAGTCGGCATCAATCTCGACCAGCTGGTCGTAGCCACGGTCCAGGCCCCACCGGAAACCGGCGATGTAGGCCCGGCCAAGGCCCTCCTTGGCGGCCCGGTGCAGGACGTGCACCTGCGCGTCGCCGGACGCCGCCTCATCGGCCCACTGCCCCGTGCCGTCCGGGCTCCCGTCGTCGACGATGAGAACGTCAGCTGTTGGCACCGCGGAACGTAACCGGGCCAGGGTGCCGGGCAGTGCGCTGCGCTCGTTGTAGGTCGGGATGATCACCAGCGTGGCGTCGCCGGAGCGATCGGACCCGTCGCCTCCGGAGCCTCTGGAGTGCCCCGGATCAGCTGGCCTCACGCGGGCTCTTTCGCCGGTGCGCCAGCGTCTGTCGCCGAGTCCGTCGGGCCCGTTTCCGCGGAAGCGCCGTCCGCGCCGGCCGCTTCCGCGGAAGCGCCACCGGTCACCTCCGCTTCCGCGGAAGCGTGCTGGGCAGCATCCGCGCCACCCGGGGTGTCCGCGACGAGTCCGGCCCCGTCCTCACGGCGGCGCCGGATCGTCGAGGCGATCCCGGCGAACAGTCCGAGCAGGGTCAGTGCGAGGGCTGCGATGACCGGCCAGTCGCCGAGCCGGTCCGCGATCGTGAGCGTCGTGCGCAGCGGGACCGTCGCGGACAGCTGCGCCGGGGTGAAAAGCTCCGTGTCCTCCCAGACCGAACCGTCGGGCCCGATCACGCCGCTGACCCCGACCGTCGAGATCTGCACCGTGGCCCGGCCGTGCTCGACGGCCCGCAACCGGGACATCGCGAACTGTTGGGTGGACTCCTGCGTGTACCCGAACGAGGCATTGTTGGTCGGCACGACGAGGACCTCGGCGCCACCGAGCGCGGCCTCCCGGATGAGCGCGTCGTAGGCGACCTCGAAGCAGATGATCGTGCCGACGTCCACGACCCGGTCCAGCCGGGCCACCGGCACCGGTACGACGGCGATCTCGGAGCCGGGTGCCATGTCCGTGCGCACCAGGTCCACCGCCGAGGAGAACACCCGCGCGATCGACCGCATCGGGATGTACTCCGCGAACGCGGCCGGGATCTGCTTGGAGTAGGAGAACACCGGGCCGCCGTCGGGCATCCAGAGCACCATGTCGTTGTAGCGGGCGTCCTCGGTGTAGGAGTCCGTGCCGAACAGCAGGGGTGCGCCGACGGCATCGACGGCGCCGTCGATCACGTCGGCCGCGTCGGCGTCGACGCGCGGATTGATGTCGGAGGAGTTCTCCGGCCACACCACGAGGTCGAACCAGCCCGCGGGCCGGGACTCGGCCAGCTCCTCGGTACCGGAGGCATGGTTGTTCAGCACCTCGCGGGCGTTGTTGAACGCACCCAGGCCGGGCTCGGACACGTTGCCCTGCACCGCACCGAGATTCAGGTCACCGCTCTCGGCCTGCGTCGGCAGCGGGATGAACCCGGCAGCGGCGACGACCGCCGCCCCGGCAAGGGCCGCCGTCGTCGCCTGCAGTACCTGCACCCGGCGGAACCCGACCACCGCCTGCGCGAGCAGGAACCCGACGATCACGACCGCGGCCGAGACCAACGGCGCACCCGCCACCGAGGCCAGGGCCAGCAGCGGGCCGTCGGTCTGGGAGAAGGCCAACCGGCCCCATGGGAACCCACCGAACGGCCAGACCTGCCGTAGTTGCTCCAGCGTGACCCAGACGATCGCGAAGGCCACGGGCTGCGCGATCCGGTGCCGCTCGACCCAGCCGATCCGCCGCACCCAGATCCAGGTGGCGCACGCCAGCCCGGCGATCCCCGCCTCCGCCACGGACAGGGCCACCCAGGGGATCACCCCGACGGCCTCGTTGGCCCACCAGATGTGCGGCAGGAAGAACGCCAGGCCCCACGTGAAGCCGACGAGCCACGCCCACCGGGCACTGTCCCGCCCGAGGGCGAGGACCAGCAGCGCGATGCCCACGAACGCCATCGGCCACCACGAGCGCTGCGGAAAGGCCGTGTCGGTGAGCAGGCCACCGACGAGCGCGAGCAGCAGTGTGAGCCACCGGGGCGAGGAGAGCAGGGACACCGTTGCAGGATACGTGCCCGAGCGGGCGATCCGTGACCGGGCCGTCGCCCCCCGGTGCGCGACCACCCACCCGCATCTACCACCGACCGGCCCGCGAATCCTTCGGTCCGCGACCGCAGCGAACTGCCGCCCCGTTGTCTAGTGAACCCGCGGGCCCAGTCGGTGCCCACCTGCCTCCCCGGCGAGGTAGTGACAAGTGAACCTACTCGTCTCCTCGTGCCCAGCCAAGACGGCATCGCCGCAGGTCACGGATGTCTGCGCAGGTCAGCGCATCCCCTATCGATCACAAAAAGATCTCGGTTCACGGCGTGTCGGGCGGGTGTGTCGGAGGATCGGGCACCGTCCATCCAGCAGGGGAAACGGGCGCGTCTCACATCCTGACCCCGCGCGCTCCCGAGTGGCGCGTCGGGGCATCTGGTGTCAGAGCGTGCCGTGGGCCACGATGCCGCGACGCACCGATTCGATCGCGCTGCGGGCCGTGCTGCGCAGCGCCGGGGTCGGCGCAGCGAGGGTGAGCTGGTCCAGCAGGTCGATGACCTGCTTCGCCCAGCGCACGAAGTCGCCGGCTGCGAGGTCGGTGCCGTCGAGAACGTCCTCGAGGCTGGATCCGATCGCCCACTGATGGATCGAGCGGACCAGTCCGAGGTCGACCGGTTCGGCAGGCTGGAGGCCGTGCTCGTGTTCGAGGAGCTCCAGCTCCTGGGAGATCAGGACCGTCGCCTCGACGGCGCGGGCGAGCGAGCCGTTCGGGCCGCCGGGCATCCGGGGCGCGGGCCGCTCATCGTCGGACCGTGAGGAGAAGAGCACCGTGGACACCACGGCGGCCAGGCCCGCGGCGTCCAGGTCCGCCCAGGAACCGGACCGCAGGCACTCCGCGAGCACCAGGTCCTTCTCCGCGTACAGGCGGCGCAGCCAGGCCCCCTGGTCGGTCACCGAGGTCTCCTCGCCCGCCCCGTCGAGGTAGTGCAGCGACCCGAGGACCTCGCAGACCTTCTCGAAGTCGCGTGCGATCGAGGACGTGCGGCCCTCGATCCGGCGCAGCAGTGCGTCGTGCTCCTCCGCGAGCTTGGCCCGCCGCTCGGCCCACCGGGCGTGGCTCTCCCGGTCCGAGCACCCGTGGCAGGGGTGGGAGCGTAGCGCCTTCCGGAGC
Coding sequences within:
- the lnt gene encoding apolipoprotein N-acyltransferase; the encoded protein is MSLLSSPRWLTLLLALVGGLLTDTAFPQRSWWPMAFVGIALLVLALGRDSARWAWLVGFTWGLAFFLPHIWWANEAVGVIPWVALSVAEAGIAGLACATWIWVRRIGWVERHRIAQPVAFAIVWVTLEQLRQVWPFGGFPWGRLAFSQTDGPLLALASVAGAPLVSAAVVIVGFLLAQAVVGFRRVQVLQATTAALAGAAVVAAAGFIPLPTQAESGDLNLGAVQGNVSEPGLGAFNNAREVLNNHASGTEELAESRPAGWFDLVVWPENSSDINPRVDADAADVIDGAVDAVGAPLLFGTDSYTEDARYNDMVLWMPDGGPVFSYSKQIPAAFAEYIPMRSIARVFSSAVDLVRTDMAPGSEIAVVPVPVARLDRVVDVGTIICFEVAYDALIREAALGGAEVLVVPTNNASFGYTQESTQQFAMSRLRAVEHGRATVQISTVGVSGVIGPDGSVWEDTELFTPAQLSATVPLRTTLTIADRLGDWPVIAALALTLLGLFAGIASTIRRRREDGAGLVADTPGGADAAQHASAEAEVTGGASAEAAGADGASAETGPTDSATDAGAPAKEPA
- a CDS encoding aldo/keto reductase; translation: MEYRQLGASGLTVSAVGLGCNSFGRNTPGPEVPALVAAALDAGVTLFDTADTYGATPGVSEELLGAALGSHRDEVVVATKFGMDTNGLNGADWGVRGSRRYIRRAVEGSLRRLGTDHIDLYQMHKPDPHTPIEETLAALHELVVEGKVRYVGSSNFAGWQVVDADWTARTAGYTPFISAQNEYSLLNRRLEDEVVPAVEQVGAGVLPFFPLASGLLTGKYARNTPAPEGTRLATRPDRLERADFDVIEGLQNFARARDLSLIQVAIGWLAAQPAVGSVISGASRPDQVRTNAAALWDPSAEDLVELDELTSPA
- a CDS encoding RNA polymerase-binding protein RbpA, which translates into the protein MADRALRGMKIGANSMETDEGVELAPRIQAIYDCPDGRVIVIPFAAEAEIPAVWEAPGGGEALLRDATRPEAKPTKHVRTHWDMLLERRTIKELEVLLDERLALLRSGQARRRSA
- a CDS encoding polyprenol monophosphomannose synthase; amino-acid sequence: MVIIPTYNERSALPGTLARLRSAVPTADVLIVDDGSPDGTGQWADEAASGDAQVHVLHRAAKEGLGRAYIAGFRWGLDRGYDQLVEIDADSSHRPEDLPRLLAAAAPEVDLVIGSRWVPGGTTENWPLSRALLSRGANTYANLAIGLGVKDATAGFRVYRAATLRAMDLEHVNSAGYCFQIDMTWRIRRTGGTVVEVPITFVERVEGESKMSRDIVVEALWRVTAWGAQARSRQFGSVVSGMSQALRRRA